Genomic DNA from Streptomyces sp. NBC_01571:
GGGTGGAGGTACGGCTCACCGAGGCCGGATACGCCGCGTTCGAACAGCACGCGGTGTCGGAGGACGAGGGTGAGAACGCGCTGCTCGCAGTGCTGACCGCAGCAGAGAAGCGGACACTCGCAGACCTGCTGCGGAAACTCGTCGTGGCCGCCGAGTCCGGGGCGACCCCGACCGCCCCATAGCCACCTTGGCCGAGAAGGTCCAGGTCAGACGGGAGGACACCTGGACCTTCGGCCAGTTCCTCCCTACTCGTCCCATGCCTGCAGCAGCGTGTGTTCGACGATCTTGCCGTCCCGCAGCGACATCATCGAGCTGGCCAGTACCCGCACGCCGTCCGGGTAGAGGCAGGACTCGGTGAAGGCGACGTGGTCGCCCTGGATGACACACTGTTCGAGCTTGTGGATCATGTCCCGGCTGTAGACGTCGTTCAGCATGTCGGCGATCTCGCCACGACCGTGTTTCACCATCGGGTGACTCGGCTGCGTGTTGCGGTCGACGATCCGTATCTCCGCGTCGTCCGCGTACAGCGCCAGCATTTCCGCCGGGTCGTGTCCTTCGATTCCGCGGCGCAGCGCTTCCGTGTCGAAGGCGGGGCCTGCCATGGTGCCCATGAATGACCTCCTCGAAGGGCCGCGGCCCGGTGAGGAGCGGGCCGCGAGGGGCCTCTCCTCCGAGACTCCTCCGCCGCACAGCTCACGGCAAGCCCAGCCCGCACGATGAGCCTCTCGGGTGAGCGGCGGGGTCCGGCCGTGACCGGGCGGGGTCCGGTGCCGTTGCTGAAGGCATGATCTCAACACGACGTATGGTCGCCGCCGTTGGTCTCGCCGTCGGTGTCACGGGCCTCGCCGCGCCGATGGCCTCCGCGGCCGCCCCCGAGGCCCCGGACGCGGGACGGCTGAACCCGATCACCCAGCTCGACACGCTCGCGACGAGCGGCCTCCCGGCCGAGCAGCAGAACGACATCCCGCGGATCTCCAACCAGCTGGCCGGGCTCAACCACCTGAACGACCTGAACCAGCTGCACCAGCTCACCGACCTGGCCGCCCCCGTCACCGGGTTGCTCCCGGGCATCGGGGCCTGAGCCGCCGGCCGAGCCCCCCACACCCTGCCCCCGGCACGCGTGCCGGGGGCAGGGTCGCGCCCGCCCGTGTTCGCCCGGTGAAGCGTTCTGCGTCTCGCGGGCGCCCCCGGACGACGCGCGGAGCCTCAGCCCGTCGTGGCGAGGAACTGCGTGGCGGCCAGTTCCGCGTAGAGGGGGTCTCCCGCCACGAGTTCCCGGTGGGTTCCCACCGCCCGCACCCGGCCCGCGTCCATGACGACGATGCGGTCGGCCATCGTGACGGTGGACAGCCGGTGCGCGACGACGAGGACCGTGGTCGTCCGCGCCACATCGGCGACCGTGTCCCGCAGCGCGGCCTCGTTCACGGCGTCGAGCTGCGAGGTCGCCTCGTCGAGGAGCAGCAGGCGGGGGCGGCGCAGCAGGGCGCGGCCGATCGCGACACGCTGGCGTTCACCACCCGACAGCTTGGTGCCACGGTGCCCGACCAGCGTGTCGAGACCACGCGGCAGCCGGGCCACCAGCCCGTCCAGACGCGTCGTCCTCACCACCCGGGTCAGCTCCGCCTCGTCGGCCTCCGGGTTGCCCAGCAGCAGGTTGTCCCGCAGGGAACCCGACAGGACCGGGGCGTCCTGCTCCACGTATCCGATGGCGGACCTGAGCTGCGACAGGTTCCAGTCCTCCAGTGGACGGCCGTCCACCGTGATGACGCCGGCCTCGGGGTCGTAGAAACGCTCGATGAGCGAGAACACGGTGGTCTTGCCCGCGCCCGAGGGGCCGACGAAGGCCGTCATGCCCCGGGCCGGTACGGCGAACGTCACGCCGTGATGGACGTACTGCAGATCGTCGGCG
This window encodes:
- a CDS encoding nuclear transport factor 2 family protein translates to MGTMAGPAFDTEALRRGIEGHDPAEMLALYADDAEIRIVDRNTQPSHPMVKHGRGEIADMLNDVYSRDMIHKLEQCVIQGDHVAFTESCLYPDGVRVLASSMMSLRDGKIVEHTLLQAWDE